The Halobacteriovoraceae bacterium genome includes a region encoding these proteins:
- a CDS encoding acetyl-CoA C-acyltransferase gives MSQKEVFLVEGKRTPQVKAGLELKEVSAPFLGAYLIRKIQDNVGLPDDIIDEVIIGNTGTPAKYPNVGRVIALEAGLHKKTSGYTVHRNCASGLEAMSQAFTKIALGRSDLIYAGGVESMSQMPLIYSKEMTELFMNMMKAKSVTEKISAISSFRPPFLSPIVAIEQGLTDPFCGLNMGQTAELLSREFGITRLQQDDFANSSHHKAITAQNEGKFDDEIVPIIYGKNFEKILSK, from the coding sequence ATGTCACAAAAAGAGGTTTTTCTCGTTGAAGGAAAACGTACACCACAAGTAAAGGCCGGACTTGAGTTAAAAGAAGTATCGGCGCCCTTTTTAGGGGCCTATCTCATCAGAAAAATACAAGATAATGTAGGTTTACCAGATGATATCATAGACGAAGTCATCATTGGAAATACCGGAACTCCTGCAAAGTATCCAAATGTTGGTCGGGTGATTGCCCTTGAAGCTGGATTGCATAAGAAGACAAGTGGATATACTGTCCACCGAAATTGCGCTTCTGGACTTGAGGCCATGTCTCAGGCATTTACTAAAATCGCGCTTGGAAGGTCCGATTTAATTTATGCCGGTGGGGTTGAGTCCATGTCTCAAATGCCACTTATCTATTCAAAAGAAATGACTGAATTATTTATGAATATGATGAAAGCTAAATCTGTGACTGAAAAAATTTCAGCAATATCTTCGTTTAGACCCCCTTTTTTATCACCCATCGTGGCCATCGAACAGGGCCTGACAGATCCCTTTTGTGGATTAAATATGGGACAAACAGCAGAACTTTTGTCACGTGAATTTGGAATTACGAGATTACAACAAGATGATTTTGCAAATTCATCTCATCATAAGGCCATCACTGCGCAGAATGAAGGTAAATTTGATGATGAAATCGTCCCCATTATTTATGGTAAAAATTTTGAGAAAATTCTATCAAAAGA